A genomic window from Dechloromonas sp. A34 includes:
- the nuoH gene encoding NADH-quinone oxidoreductase subunit NuoH, producing MDALMNFGLGIFGGAWPAVWTLIKIVLIVAPLMLGVAYLTLAERKVIGFMQVRIGPNRVGPWGLIQPIADGLKLLLKEIVVPSSASKGIFIIAPMLAIAPALAAWAVVPFTDTLVLANIDASLLYIMAITSMGVYGVILSGWASNSKYAFLGAMRSAAQMVSYEIAMGFSLICVLMVSNSLNLVEIVNAQNTGSFAGYGLTFLSWNWLPLFPMFIVYLISGTAELNRAPFDVAEGESEIVAGFHVEYSGMAFALFFLAEYANMILVATLTSILFLGGWLSPVGFLPDGIVWLFAKMSCILFLYLWFRATFPRYRYDQLMRLGWKVFVPICLIWLFVVGVWMMSPLNIWK from the coding sequence ATGGACGCACTGATGAATTTCGGACTGGGGATTTTTGGCGGCGCTTGGCCGGCCGTCTGGACCCTGATCAAGATCGTTCTGATTGTCGCTCCGCTGATGCTGGGCGTGGCTTACCTGACGCTTGCCGAGCGCAAGGTGATCGGTTTCATGCAGGTCCGCATCGGTCCCAACCGGGTCGGACCGTGGGGCCTGATCCAGCCGATCGCCGACGGTCTCAAGCTGTTGCTCAAGGAAATCGTGGTTCCGAGCAGTGCCAGCAAGGGCATTTTCATTATTGCCCCGATGCTGGCGATTGCCCCGGCCCTAGCCGCCTGGGCGGTGGTTCCCTTCACCGACACGCTGGTGCTGGCCAACATTGATGCCAGTCTGCTCTACATCATGGCGATTACCTCGATGGGGGTATATGGCGTCATCCTGTCGGGCTGGGCCTCCAATTCGAAATATGCCTTCCTCGGCGCGATGCGTTCCGCTGCCCAGATGGTGTCTTACGAAATTGCCATGGGTTTTTCGCTGATCTGCGTGCTGATGGTCTCCAACAGCCTGAATCTTGTCGAAATCGTCAATGCCCAGAACACCGGAAGTTTCGCCGGTTACGGCCTGACCTTCTTGTCCTGGAATTGGCTGCCCTTGTTCCCGATGTTCATCGTCTATCTGATCTCGGGTACTGCCGAACTGAATCGCGCACCGTTCGACGTCGCCGAAGGCGAGTCGGAAATTGTTGCCGGTTTCCACGTCGAATATTCGGGCATGGCATTCGCGCTGTTCTTCCTGGCCGAATACGCCAACATGATTCTGGTCGCCACCCTGACTTCGATCCTGTTCCTCGGTGGCTGGCTGTCGCCGGTCGGCTTCCTGCCGGATGGCATCGTCTGGCTGTTTGCCAAGATGTCCTGCATCCTCTTCCTGTATCTCTGGTTCCGTGCCACCTTCCCGCGTTATCGCTACGACCAGCTGATGCGTCTGGGCTGGAAAGTGTTTGTGCCGATTTGTCTGATTTGGCTTTTCGTAGTGGGGGTCTGGATGATGTCCCCGCTGAATATCTGGAAGTGA
- the nuoI gene encoding NADH-quinone oxidoreductase subunit NuoI: MGSMKEIFNSLLLKELLKGMAVTGKYFFARKITVQYPEEKTPQSFRFRGLHALRRYPNGEERCIACKLCEAICPALAITIETEPRDDGSRRTTRYDIDLTKCIFCGFCEEACPVDAIVETRIFEYHGEKRGDLYYTKQMLLANGDRYEAQIAEDRALDAPYR; encoded by the coding sequence ATGGGTTCGATGAAGGAAATCTTCAACAGCCTGCTCCTCAAGGAGCTGTTGAAAGGGATGGCGGTAACCGGCAAGTATTTCTTTGCCCGCAAGATTACCGTCCAGTATCCCGAAGAAAAAACACCGCAGAGCTTCCGCTTCCGCGGGCTGCACGCCCTGCGTCGCTACCCCAATGGCGAAGAGCGTTGCATCGCCTGCAAGCTGTGCGAAGCGATCTGCCCGGCCCTGGCCATCACCATCGAGACCGAGCCGCGTGACGACGGTTCGCGGCGGACGACGCGCTACGACATCGATCTGACCAAGTGCATTTTCTGCGGTTTCTGCGAAGAGGCGTGCCCGGTGGATGCCATCGTCGAAACCCGCATCTTCGAATATCACGGCGAAAAGCGGGGTGATCTCTATTACACCAAGCAGATGCTGCTGGCCAATGGTGACCGGTACGAGGCGCAGATTGCCGAAGATCGCGCCCTTGACGCCCCTTACCGATAA